The Spirochaetaceae bacterium DNA segment TACGCGGCCACAATAGTACGTCATGACGCCCCCGACCCTACCGCCGTTCCACCACGCGCCGTAAGCCGGATCCGACACACCGCGGTACTCGCCGAGCGGGGGTACCAGTGTTTCACCGGCGGTCGTATATTGACTCATCCTCGGTGTGTGTTTGGTCTCGACTTCGTCTCCACGGTCCTCCCTCTGTCCACGCGCCGGAGAAAACCAGGCTCCGCGCGAGTACTCGCCAAGGAGCAACAAGAAACGATTGGATGAGATCACCAACAATACCGAAGTCCTCGGGCACACCCGGAAGAGAGTTCCGGATCAGATACATCCGCCACTGCCCGGCGCGAGCAGGATCAGCGTAGAACTGCGGTGTGAGAGCGGGAGGAAGTTCAGGCGAGATCACCGTACGGCGACGAACGAACGTCGCGCTGATAGACCGCGCGATCCGGTCACCTTTGAAGGAAAAGCAATTGGCGACAAATGGTACGGATGGCAGAACCGACACTACTCCACCGAGCGTCCCCGTACCCCGTAAAGTCAAGATCCCGGGTGGGACGGTAGGTCGACTCTCCCCACAGAGCGAGCAGCATAGCTCCCTTTAGAACAAATTGGCTTCTATGCTTGGACTCTCCAAGACGGTGAAGGAATCGCTCGGCGGCGTATCGTTGAAGCAGGAACTGATAGTCCTCCTTCGTTGCACGGCTCCTGTTCAGAAGTCTGGTTCGGACTGACGCGGCGACATTTCTGAGTGGCCTGCGAGTCACGACACCAGTGCCGCCCGCACGTACGCACTCACGACCGACCGCGCCCGACAGGCGTCGGCCGTGCGCATGATCTGGTCGACCGTCGCCACCCGAAGGCGCAACGCGTCGTGCAGAGCTTCAAGTGCGATGTCGAGTCCTACTTTGTTGCGATAGCGAAAGCAGTCCACGACCGTGCGGGCCGGCGACGTAACCCGAACCGGCACCCCAAGGAGTGAGTGAACGACCACGCCGTAGGTAAGCATGGCTCCAGAGAAACGCACGACACGCACGCGCGCAGGAGCGCGCACCGGCTTGCGCGCCTTGCGATCGATAGCGATCCACACTTCATGAGGCGCCTGCGTACCGATGTTGTGGAAGTGAAGGGCAGTCAGCAGGCAGATGACGGCGTTGGGGACCGCCGCAGCCACCATGGCTTGCGTTTCTGCTTCGGTGGGCTCGACCTCGGCGAGCCGATAGAGCCCGTTCCCGAGGTTCTCGACGGTACCCTCGGAGACCAAACCTTGCAGCCGACGGTACGAGACCCCGAGCCGCGCGATGTCCCGCGGATGGAAGAATGTGCCCAGGCCGCCTTCTTGCAGCCGCGTTGTAACCAAGGTGTCAGCCATTCGTAGGTGATGATACCAGATGTCGGCACTTACACGCAACTGCCGACACTTGGTTCCTGACCGATGCGCAGAGCAGGCTGAACATCTCACCAAGCCACTGCGGACCGCGCCGTCCTGCCAAGAAAGTGTCGGCACTCGTCACCAACGTGCCGACACTCTACCGACCCAGAGGAGCGCAGGCTCGACGAAGTGGCTGCGGCGCTGTCGGAACGACCCTTGTCCTGGGTTCGCCGTGAGCGCGGTGGCGGATGCAGGCCACCCCTTTGCGAACCATCTCGACGGACGCAACAGCGGACACCTTCCTTCCATACGCTGCTGCCTCGAATTGAGCACTCAGTCTGCTTAATCCGGCGACGGCATGGCGGTCGCGCTCTCCGCTGTGCGCGCGATGGCGTCCAGCTTGGCGCGGATCTCCGGGTCGATCTCGCTGTCGGGCACGTAGTTGGCCAACTCGTAGAAGCTCTTCTTGGCCATCAGGTTCGGTACCGCCAGCTTGGCGAAGTAAGACCTGAACAACGGTGTCAGAAACTCATCGTTGGCCTCGATGTCCGGCCCCACGGAGAACCCTTGCCGAGCGTCGCCAGCGCGGTCTCGACCTCCGCGATGGCGCTTCGCATCGCGACCAGCCGTGCGGCGGCTTCCGCTTCCGTGAACAGCGGTCCGGGTACGGCTTGCGCAGCCGATGTCGCGGCATACGCTTCGAGCGTGGCCCGCGAGCACAGGTAGTTTTCGATCTCCCTGCGCTTCCACATCTGGCACTCGACCGGCGCAAGGTCGGGAGGCTGAACCCGATCCATGCGATCGAAGAGCGCAACTCCACACAGCTCGGGCAGAGCTTCCTTCAAGCCGTGAAAGTGGCTCTGCACGGCCGACGGTTGGTTTCCGACGACGTACACGAACGGGCGCTCCAGCGCCCTGACCCCCGGTTCGTGACCGAGACGGCGGGCAAACGCCTGCAGGATGCTGAGATCGGTCGAGCCTTCGATGTGGAGCACCCAACCGGCCTGTTCGGCCTGGTAGTAGTGGTCGAACGAGATGTCCCGCAACGACTTCAGAATCGGACTGCCGCGGCCATCTATGCGGTGCGGCTTGCCGACGAAGGCGACGACCATGTCACGTCCGGCGGCCTGGTTGAGCAGCACCTCCGAGTGGCTGGCTGCGATGATCTGGCTGCCGCTGTCGCGCGCCACTTCAGTGAGCAGGGCGTAGATTTGACGCTGGCGGAGAATCTCCAGGTGCGCATCCGGCTCGTCCAGCAACAGCACGGCGCCCGGATTCGCGTACATGTACGCCAGCAGTAGCAGGGTCTGCTGCAAGCCGACCGGCGGACGAGAGGTCGAGCCGGATGCCGCGTTCGCGATACGTCATCACGATCTCGCCGCGAGCGGCGACATACTGCGGCGCATCAAGCTCCACGCCGAACAGTCTCCGAATCTGCGCCACCAGCAGGTCCCATCGCGACAGCGCCTGATTGTGCACCTCGATGCATAGGTTGCGCAGCACCTCGGCCGTGCGGCCTTCGCCGATGCGTACGTTCACGGCACCGCTGTCCAGACGCGTTTCCGTCGCGGCCAGCCCGGACATCGGCGGCAGGAACGCGATGCGGGCGTCCCCAGCCTCCTCGGGGATCGGCATCCGGTCGGGCGCCCTGCCATCGGACACGCGCAATGGCCTGCAGTAGAAGGATTCTTCGTTCGCGTAGTCGAATTCCAATCCACACGCCCAGCAGCAGTCGTTGGATACCCCCACCACGATCAGGTCGATGCGTATGTTGCTGGTCTGAGGCCGCCCATCGACTCTGCGCACATCCCAACCTGGTCAGCAACTGCGCACGCCCTCTTCGAGATTATAGCTCATGGCATCGTCAGACGAATGGGAACTGCGTTGGTTGACCCACCGATGTTATAACGAAGATTATATGATCAGGAGGCGGGCATGCTTTCATTCAAGGTGACCACCGTCGGTGCATCGTCGGGCGTCATCCTCACCAAGGCGGCGCTGGCGCGGCTGCGGGTCAAGAAGGGCGATACGCTCTATCTCACCGAGGCCCCGGACGGCGCCTATCGGCTCACCCCCTACGATCCCGACTTCGCGCGCCAGATGGAGTTGGCCGAACAGATCATGCACGACGACCATGAGGTGCTGCGGGCGCTGGCCAGGTGAGCGGCGGCGGCGACGCATGGCGCTGGGTCGAATCCAGCGTCGTGTTCGCGATCCATGACCGCCAACTCGCCGAGCATGGCGGTATGGACGGAGTCCGCGATCCGGGCATGGTGGAGTCCGCGCTGGCCCGCCCGGCCAACCTTGCGCGTTACGGGAGGCCTGACGCAGCCGACTTGGCAGCCGCCTACGCGCTTGGAATCGCCAAGAACCATGGCTTCCTCGACGGCAACAAGCGCACCGCCTGGGTCACCGCGCGCCTGTTCCTGGCCGACAACGGCAGGCGCCTCGAATTCGATCCGATCGATGCCATCCGCACCATGGAGGCCGTAGCCGCCGGCCGCATCGGCGAGACCGAACTGGCCAACTGGTTCCGATCCCACCTGGTTCTCGACGAGGACCCTCCTTCAGAACGGGTTGCCCGACATTGACGAGCTGCATGCGCTGATCATGAAGGAAGACGCAACATTCATTGCGGCACTCCGCTCGGGTAAGGTCGATTACGTAGGTTCTCTGGGCGGCACGGATATCCGTTCAATGGACCATGTAGAGAGCCTCCAGAGGACCAACCCCGAGCTCGCGGCGCGGGTGCTGCCGGTGCGGGTGAGACGGCGGTGACCAAAACGGTAGTCGAGTGCAAGGTGCTGCACCGGCGGCACGGGCTGGAAACGACCATCGCGCACGGCCTGCAGCAGACTGCGCGGTACATGGACCGCTGCGGCTCGCGGGTCGGGCACCTGGTGATCTTCGACCCGGGTCCCGACAAGAGCTGGGACGAGAAGGTGTACCGGCGCGAGGAGCGCCTCGGCGCGCGCCCGATCGTGGTGTGGGGCATGTAGACGTGCTCGCCCGCGGCGGCGCGCTGACGATGGACACCACGGTCACGCAGATGCCGCAGATGCCGCACTCTACCGTCGTCGTTTGGGTTACAATCGGTGGTGGAGACAACCGATACGGCGGGCGCGTAACCCGCGCCACGAGTTTCTCCTGGGAGACCGCACATGACCGCTGACCTCATCGAACGGCGCAACCGGGCGCTCGGCGCCGGCGCGCCGCTGTTCTATCGCGAGCCGCTGCACATCGTGCGCGGCGAGGGTGCCTGTCTGTTCGACGCCGCCGGCCGCCGCTACGTCGACATGTACAACAACGTGCCGTGCGTCGGTCATGCCCATCCGCGGATCGTGGAGGCGATGGCGGCCCAGCAGGCGACCCTCAACGTGCACAGCCGGTACCTGCACGAGGGCATCCTCGAGCTCGCCGAACGGATCACCGGGCTGCACGGGGAGCGTATGGAGAGCGTCGTGTTCTCGTGCACCGGGACCGAGGCCAACGAGGTGGCGCTGCGCATGGCGCGGGCGGCCACCGGCCGGCGCGGGATCGTGTGCTCGGACGCCGCCTATCACGGCACCAGCGAGGCGGTCGGCAAGCTCACGCACGTGCACCGGCGCAGTCCCGAGCCGGGCGCCGAGGTACGCGGCTTTCCGTTCCCGCAAACCTATCGCCCGCTCGCCGGCGGACCGGCCGGCGAGCCGATCGAACAACTCCGGGATCGCTACCTCGATCGTCTGCAGGCGGCCATCGACGACCTCACCAACGACGGCGTCGGGTTTGCCGCGCTCCTCGTGTGTCCGATCTTCGCCAACGAGGGGCTGCCCACGGTGCCGGACGGGTTCATGCCGCGGGCCGCGGAGATCGCGCGCGCGGCCGGGGGAGTCGTCATCGCCGACGAGGTCCAGGCCGGCTACTGCCGCACCGGTCGTTGGTGGGGCTACGAGGTGGCCGGTTTCGAGCCGGACGTCGTGGTGACCGGCAAGCCGATGGGGGCCGGGCTTCCGCTCGCGGCAACGACCGCGAGCCGCGATCTCGTGGAGACGTTCCGCCGGGGCGGCTACTTCAACACGTTCGCGTCGAGCCCGCTGCAGGGCGCCGTCGGCAAGGCGGTCATCGACATCATCGAAGACGAGGGGCTTCGGCACAACGTCGCGACCGTCGGTGCGCGCCTGATCGAGGGGCTCCGGGACCTACAGCCCCACTACCCTGCCATGGGTGACGTGCGCGGCCACGGCCTGTTCATCGGCGTCGACCTGGTCGAGGATCCGGCGACCAGGGCGCCCGACCGGGAAGGTGCCGCCAACGTCGTCAACGCGCTCAAGGACAAGGGCTTCCTGACCGCGAGCAGCGGCGTGCACAACAACGTGGTCAAGATGCGTCCGCCGCTGGTCCTCGGCGCCGCCGATGCCGATGCGTTCCTGGCAGCCTTCCGAGAGACGATGGCCGATCTCTCCGGTGGATAGAGCAGCGATCGAAGAGCGCTACGGCGGAGCGGCTCGAGCGGCGATGGATGCGTTCGGGCTCGCCGGCGGTGCGCTGTCGCTGGTCGCCGTGTCCGAGAACGTCACGTTCCGGGTGGACGCGCCCGATGGAGACGCCTACGTGCTGCGTCTGCACCGGCCGGGCTATCACACGCTCGCCGAGCTGGTCTCGGAGCGCGCATGGACGGCTGCCCTCGCGGGCGCGGGGATGGCAGTGCCCCGCGGCGTGACGACGAACGGCGGACGCCACTACGTCGAGGTGGTCGCCGCCGACGGCGAACGGCGCTACGCCGGGGTAACGCGCTGGATCGAAGGCACGCCGCTTGGCCGGGTGCTGCGCGCTGCCGAGGCGCACGAGTACCTGCCGCATTTCGATGCCATCGGGGCCATTGCGGCGACGGTCCACAATCAGTCGAGCGGGTGGGCGGCGCCGGCGGGCTTTACCCGGCACGCGTTCGACGTCGACGGCTTGTTCGGCGAGACGCCGTTCTGGGGCCGATTCTGGGATTCGCCGCTGCTGTCGCGGGCGGAGCGCCGGCTGGTCGTGCGCACCCGCGACGCGATCGGCGCCGCGCTCGCCCGCTACGGCGCCGACGCGCGCACCTACAGCCTCATCCACTCCGACCTGCACTTCGGCAACGTCCTGGTCGACGGCGACCGGCTCGCGGTAATCGACTTCGACGACTGCGGCTTCGGCTGGCACCAGTACGAACTCGCCGTGGTGCTCGCCGGGCATCCGGCCGAGCGCTTCGACGCGCACTTCGAGTCGCTGCTGCGTGGCTACCGGCGGGTGCGAGCCTTCCCGGACCAGGATGCGGCATTGGTGCCGATGTTTGTCGTGGCGCGCGCGCTCGCACAGTTGGGATGGATCGAGCAGCGGCCGGAGCATCACCGCCCGGGCGTGGTGCAGGCGCACAAGGACCGAGCGTGCACCCTGTGCGCGAGCCTCGACACGCGCGACCTGCCCGCCCCCGTCGGCGGGCAGCCAGGGAAGTAACGGCACCTCGGAGGACCGCGAGCCGCTGATCAGCGGGTCACTACCTGACCGCAGTCGACCGCGACCACCTGCCCGGTCAGATGGCGCGACTCCGGCACGGTGAAGAACAGCACCATCTGTGCCACGTCGGCGCTCGTGGGCAGCTCGCCGAGAGTAGTCACGCGGCCGGGAGCAGCTCGGCGATGGCGTGCACGATGCGGTGGGGCTGCGCGGCGGGGGCGTCGGGGAGCCCCTCGCGGCGGCTGTCCACCCACACCGTGTGCATGCCGGCGGCGCGGCCGCCGGCGATGTCCTTGGCCAGGTCGTCGCCCACCATCCACGCCTCGTGCGGCTGCCGGCCGACCGCGGCCAGGGCGTGGCGGAACACCGCCGGGTCCGGCTTGCCGATGCCGAACTCGCCCTCCACCACCACCGCGTCGAAGTAGGGCACCAGGCCCACCCGCTCGATCTTGCCGCGCTGGCTGGGCGCCTCGCCGTTGGTGACCAGCGCCAGCGCCACGCCGCGGCGGCGCAGCTCGACCAGCGTCTCCAGGGCGCCGGGGAACGGCCGCAGCCGGTTGATCCGCTCCTGCACCACGAACGGGCCGGCCCAGGCGGCGGCGCCGTCGTCGCGCCAACCGAGCTCGTCCAACGCGCGGCGGGCGATGCGGGTACGGGCGCCGGCCTGGTTGAGGCGGCCCCAGTCCGCGCGCTCCGGATCCTGCCAATACCAGCGGTCGGCGGCGAAGAATGCCGC contains these protein-coding regions:
- a CDS encoding AAA family ATPase; its protein translation is MYANPGAVLLLDEPDAHLEILRQRQIYALLTEVARDSGSQIIAASHSEVLLNQAAGRDMVVAFVGKPHRIDGRGSPILKSLRDISFDHYYQAEQAGWVLHIEGSTDLSILQAFARRLGHEPGVRALERPFVYVVGNQPSAVQSHFHGLKEALPELCGVALFDRMDRVQPPDLAPVECQMWKRREIENYLCSRATLEAYAATSAAQAVPGPLFTEAEAAARLVAMRSAIAEVETALATLGKGSPWGRTSRPTMSF
- a CDS encoding type II toxin-antitoxin system death-on-curing family toxin, whose amino-acid sequence is MSGGGDAWRWVESSVVFAIHDRQLAEHGGMDGVRDPGMVESALARPANLARYGRPDAADLAAAYALGIAKNHGFLDGNKRTAWVTARLFLADNGRRLEFDPIDAIRTMEAVAAGRIGETELANWFRSHLVLDEDPPSERVARH
- a CDS encoding aspartate aminotransferase family protein; amino-acid sequence: MTADLIERRNRALGAGAPLFYREPLHIVRGEGACLFDAAGRRYVDMYNNVPCVGHAHPRIVEAMAAQQATLNVHSRYLHEGILELAERITGLHGERMESVVFSCTGTEANEVALRMARAATGRRGIVCSDAAYHGTSEAVGKLTHVHRRSPEPGAEVRGFPFPQTYRPLAGGPAGEPIEQLRDRYLDRLQAAIDDLTNDGVGFAALLVCPIFANEGLPTVPDGFMPRAAEIARAAGGVVIADEVQAGYCRTGRWWGYEVAGFEPDVVVTGKPMGAGLPLAATTASRDLVETFRRGGYFNTFASSPLQGAVGKAVIDIIEDEGLRHNVATVGARLIEGLRDLQPHYPAMGDVRGHGLFIGVDLVEDPATRAPDREGAANVVNALKDKGFLTASSGVHNNVVKMRPPLVLGAADADAFLAAFRETMADLSGG
- a CDS encoding phosphotransferase; its protein translation is MDRAAIEERYGGAARAAMDAFGLAGGALSLVAVSENVTFRVDAPDGDAYVLRLHRPGYHTLAELVSERAWTAALAGAGMAVPRGVTTNGGRHYVEVVAADGERRYAGVTRWIEGTPLGRVLRAAEAHEYLPHFDAIGAIAATVHNQSSGWAAPAGFTRHAFDVDGLFGETPFWGRFWDSPLLSRAERRLVVRTRDAIGAALARYGADARTYSLIHSDLHFGNVLVDGDRLAVIDFDDCGFGWHQYELAVVLAGHPAERFDAHFESLLRGYRRVRAFPDQDAALVPMFVVARALAQLGWIEQRPEHHRPGVVQAHKDRACTLCASLDTRDLPAPVGGQPGK
- a CDS encoding HAD family hydrolase yields the protein MDQRAPGSALPAAILFDMDDTVVDTYRASSDAWREAAARLGGERGWDREQASAAFFAADRWYWQDPERADWGRLNQAGARTRIARRALDELGWRDDGAAAWAGPFVVQERINRLRPFPGALETLVELRRRGVALALVTNGEAPSQRGKIERVGLVPYFDAVVVEGEFGIGKPDPAVFRHALAAVGRQPHEAWMVGDDLAKDIAGGRAAGMHTVWVDSRREGLPDAPAAQPHRIVHAIAELLPAA